DNA from Equus asinus isolate D_3611 breed Donkey chromosome 17, EquAss-T2T_v2, whole genome shotgun sequence:
TGAACCATGATACAGATGTTCTAGACCCGCGCGCTCCCAGAGCCGCCGCCGCCACGCGTGCCTACTGAGCTCCTGACATGGACAGTGTGACCAAGGAGCTCAATTTCCAACCGGTTTACCGCTAACTACTTTGGATTCAAACAGCCACATGTCCTCAAGGGTCTCGTGTTGGCCCCAGAGCCTAATGCCTGGCTTCCAAAGGTGGCCCCGCCACTTGCTGCTATGCTGTGGCCAAGCACTGAGCCTGCCTGGCCAGGGACCCCCAAATGCAAAAGGGGACAGGGACAGTCTCTCCCCCACAGCACGACCATGTCGGGTACCGGAGAGGATGTCCGTGACCGGTAGACGAGGCCTGGCATACAGGTCAGCAATCGGCACCATCAGTGATGACACGTGCCCGACTTAAACGTTCGTGCTTCTGAAAACCTGAGccacaccccaccccagaccatcCACGGAGCCGTGCGCTGACACACCAAGAGCTCCACGAATTCCTGGACCTCCTAAATTCCCGAACACGGCAGCAGAAGACACTCAGGCCTGGATCTGGAATCCTTACCTTGTCCATCcggtcattctggaccccgtacTTTCCGCCGAATCCTTTGGAATAGTCTGCAAAGTGGCACAACACAACACTTACACTTAGGCTGAGGACCAGCGAGGTGCCCGGGGCAGAGGCATGCAAACAGATCCAGAAACAGCCCAAGAAGACGCACCCCGAGCAGAAAGAGACCAGAACCGCACCCCACGCGGTCCTCACTTGCAAGCTGAGTTGGTTTCTACCCGTGGTGTTCAGCACACAGGCGGGGGAGAAGCAGAAAAGGGGTGTGCGCATGCGTCCCGCGCTCTCCTGAGGGACAGAGGGTGCCGTGTGGGCTGGCAGGCCGTGAGCCGAGGGCCCAGCACAGGCGCGGGGCAGCGTGCCACTCCAACAGCACAGTCCTCCACCTGGCACCGCTCCCGCCCTACTAGGACTAGGCAGAGGCTCGAGGCagctgttttcttgctttttaaaagaaaaaaaaaaaattccatgggGAAATTCTACCAGCCAACTCTTAGGACGTAGCAACACAGATCTCCATGACAGTCACACCGTCACACGGCGTTAAGGCCACGCAGAGCCAAGGCCATCTCCGCGCAGGCTGCCGGATCAGCACCAGATCAGCTGCGTCCGCCGTCCCTCGCCTGAACACGGCCGTGTGTTCCCAACCAGGGGACAGAGCCTACGCTCTGCCCTGGCAAGGAGGACCGTCCTTGTCTTCCGCTCGTGTGTCCAGGTTCTAACGGCCAAGTCCGAATTTGGACAGCAATTAAATAACTGCTCTAAGGAGAAATGTGTTCACCGTGTGGACTCCCAACAGATACACCTAGAAATTTCCTGTGTCTTCTTAGCTTCCTGTACATACCGTTTAGCTCTGTGTGAGGAAGTTATACGTAGGTGGTGTcgtcaaaaaaaccaaaacaaacgaaaaacaccTCCCACCCCCGGTCAAAAAAACACCACCATGATGAAACAGAGACCACACAGAACACggctgccctgcccctgcccctgcccctcggTGTCCCGCGCCTCTGGCTGAACTAAACATGGTTCTCCCCGTCTCAGAGGCAGTCAGGTGGCTTACTCAGTAGGTAAGTCACGGTCAACAGCAAGAGCTCCAGCAGAAGGCTGCTGGGAGACCAGGGACACCCCACTCCAGGACGGAGCCACGTTATGGGTTTAGGGCAACACACCCTGCAAACTACGGCCATGTCTTGCCAAGCACAAACCCCATGGTGCCAGGGAACAAGtgaatgggggtgggaggagtgcaGGCGACCATGGCTCCAGCATACACCTGGGTTTCAACGCCCGAGTGCCCCTCGAGGGCACAGAGGGTGCTGGCAAGGCTGAGGCTGGAAGTCTGTGCTAGAAGTGGCCGCACTggaggggaggcgggggcggggggtggtgaGCAACTGTGCCTTGCTGGGACTCGTGCTTGGCCAGTCTCTCCTTGTAATCAAACCCCACAGCACAGGAGTCCTGCCTCTCGGACTGAACACCAAATCTGCCTCCGAAACCAGTCTTATAACCTGGAAATCCACAAGCAACAGTGGAGAAAACCGAGAGAGGAAACACAGTGTGGTTAGAATCGTGGGAGCATGGGCAAGAATCAAGTACATCgtttagagaaaggaaaagctctgccaggctcaggggctgcagagccagctcgCAGGCTCAGCAACAGTCAAAACTGGGCTCAAAGGTTAGAGGGCAAACTCAAACTCTTAACACTCCAGCCAAGATCAGAGACCAGGTTAGGAACTGTATTTCAAGTAATTCGGGAAAGCCACTCCACGCTTTGAGGTTTCTTTCTAGGTCCTACCCACGCTGCAGACAAGAGAACGCATCTCTGCGCATGTGAAGAAAGAGACACGTTATACACGAGGTTACTGCACGGCAACGCGTACCAGCCCCACCTCCATCTGTGCTGGCTGAAAGGACGGGGTGAGTCTGGGGCTCACTCAGAGGTCTCCCGTCCCCACGTGCTACTTTCCCAGGGACATGGTTCTGTCGTGGAAAGCACACACTcctgggcagagaggaggcatcCCCTTCCACAGCCTACAGCACGCTTTATCAGCACCAATTCATGGACTGGATCGCTGTCGCCCCTCTGGCCGCCCCCTCAGGGCAGAAAACAGCGTTCCCAGAGCTGCTGCAGGCAGTGACCAGCGCTCCAGAAGCCCAGTGACATGGGGCCTTCTCGCGGGAGCCCTCCCGTGGGAGGGGACGGGGGTTCCTCACTCCTCTAGCTGAAGGGCTGTCTCAAATCACGGGAGGGCTACGACAACCTCCCACACTGAAGACACAACACCACTGCTACAGAGACACGGCAAAAACACGGCACAGTGACGGACCTGGGAAGGGAAATAAACTCGGGAAACGATCCCAAGTAGGAGATTCAAAATGAAGGTACCTTTTTGAGATTCGTGCAGCTGCAATTTCTCCTGGTGATCCCGGCCAAGAGCACATTTGTCTTGTCTGTCTGTCAGCACACCAAATTTTCCTCCAAACCCTCTCACGTAGTCTAATGGATTAGAAAAAGGACACAAACTGGTATTAACAGATAGCCCGggcaacagagagaaaacatgtTTTTCAATGCACGTCAATACACACAATTCGCTCAATTCATCCCTTCTCTCTCAGATCTTCGGTAAAACTTTAGGTAACACTCATCAAGAGGCCCTCCTCATACAGCGTATGGAAACTGACCCCATCTGTAATCCCAGCGTTCCGAATAAACGCAGACGGGACCCCACAGAAGCAGCGCCAAGCGATGCAGCTTAAGCAGCAACCGGAGCCCCACAGTCCCACCACTTACACACGCGACACTATTAGCACAAGCGGCACTGCTGGGGTGTTAGAGCCAAAAAAACTGGCAAGAGTCGATCTCTCATGTAACAGCTGTGTTTCTGCTTTGCTGTTTTAAAGCTGGCTGCTTAACTGAGAGATGTCCGTATTAAGGGCTGCTGGTTACGCTCCGTCCCTGTCTGCTGCTCTGGTTACCACCCGTCCCGTTAATGGTCACCGGCTGGAGAGCTGGTAAGATGCAGGCACCTGTCTGGGACTCGTGCTTCTCTGTTTTGCCTTGATACTCAAAGCCGACGGCACTTTTATCCACCTTGTCCTTGTCGATACCGTACTTGCCACCGAAGCCTTTGGAGTAAtctaaaaacaaggaaagcagTTTACAGGCCAGCAACACAACCAGCGAGCAAGCTGTGGATTCCAGCAGGCTTCAAGAAAGTACTTTTaacactcaattaaaaaaaatataaaccaaaaatcTTTTAGGCTCACTATAAGATCACTGATACAGAAAATATCTAAAAGTCTTGCTCGTATGTAATAACAGGACTAGGAAGAGTCCTATAAAGACAGCAGATTTATAACTGTAGCATCTTTCCTTCATTCCAAAAGACAGCATGGAGTAACAGTTTATTACAAAGCTTCTGGATCAGCACGAGCCGAGCAGCCGGCTTTTAATGGGTCCCTCTGCTTCATGGACCAGCACAAGGAGAGGCATGCAGGGGTGCCTGCAAAGACAGGATAAACCTGGAACGCCCTCCAGAAACACCAGCTCTCAAAGCTCCGCCAGTGGAATGGTTCTCTCTGCACTAAAGGAGGACTCCATCGTGGGCACGTCAACGCACGAGCGCGCAGAGCAAACCCCTTCCGCAAAGGCCTGGGGCTGCCGAGGAGCCTGCCTGCCCAGGCACTTGGGGCTGTGCCCCCGACCTCCCAGAGTGGCATTTCCTCTGCCccagaggcctcttggggagaaAGTCAGTGCAGACTGCAAGGCATCCAGCAGCAGGTCCTGAGGAACTGGGTGCGCGTGGGGCAGAGGAGCACAGGTCTGctccaaggagggagggagagaaggcagtgaCAGCGACCCCGCACCGCACGCCACCTGCTGTAACGGAAGTGACACCTGCGGCAAagggacactgggctggcccacggCCAGCTCCTCGGAGAAACGCCAAGCCAGTGGGGTTTCCAGTgctgggttttggttttgttctttaaagaaacctgggatttttttaaatacgtGAGCTCTCAGTTTTTATATGTTggcaatcattttaaaaaatctaaatgtacAGGCCAAACAAAACAATGAGGAGAACCAACGGTTCATGGCCTCTGCAGGAGGGGCTGAATCTAACGCCCTCCACCTACAGCCCTCGCCGGGTGACGGCAGTAAGTGACCCGCGAGGCCGCCACAGCGAAGGAAGCCAGCACGGCTTCTGAGGACAATCTGGCAATCTATCGAAATTTTAATTCAGTGTTCTCTGACCCaattatatttctaggaatttactctTGAATAACCACTTACGTACataagacacagggagaagaataCTCATGCAGTCGACTTTTAACATcgaaaattgaaaataacctaACTTGTACATTCCACAGAGGAATGGTTACGTAGACTACGGGATCTTCCCACCACAAGGACTGAGCAGTCACCAAAAACGCGACAGACCCCTACGCTGACCTGAACGGAACAACAACGGCCAAACGTTTGAGTTAAAAAACCGTGTAACTATAACGTGACCCGCCGTACACAGGGGAAACGCCCCAGTGCGCATGTCTGTAAGCGTGTGGGAAGCAGCGGCGAGGGGGCAGGCCGCGCGGTGCACGGGCTGCGGGGCGCCGCCCGGGCGGACCTTTCTGCGACTCGTGCTTCTCCGTCTTGCCCTGGTAGTCGAAGCCCACGGCGCTCTTGTCCACCCGGTCGGCCTGCACGCCATACTTGCCGCCGAGGCTGCTGGAGTAGTCTGTGGAGACACGCAGCAGTGGGCATGGGAGCAGATATGAGCTAACCCGGCGCTTGGTTGAACCAGAACAGAAACGACTCGCGGTGTGACTCAGCAAGAGATCAAGCACACATTCTAAAACACATGAGCCACCCACTGTCACCCACGCGTGACGCTCGACTCAGTCTACAGCGTCCCTTTCACCTGTTAGGGGCACTTCGTTCATGATGGCAGACGTGAACTGCGTTCCCACCTCGGAAGTTCACCGTTCAGACACTTTCTGAGCACCGACTGCACGGCAGCGAGCAAAGGTCTGAATCACCACTTACATACACTCAAAAGTGTTTCAAGAATAAGTCTAACAAGATGCTTCCACTACAAGTCAGCTGTGGGGCGGGAACGGGGTGGGGGTAACTTCCAGTTCCTGGGGGGCAGAGGATCAAAACCAACTCTGCATCCCCTTGGCTCCTTCTTCCAGCGGGTCTGAAAGTTGCCTCTAGGACTCTGCCCGGCTCCCTGAGCATCTGGGAGCACTTTTCCAACCAGAGGAGAGTCAGGACTGCGCCAGGGGCTCAGCCGCGCTCAGCCACGGGCAGGGGGGCCCACCGACCCACAGCCCTGGGATCTCAGCCCTCGCCAGCCGGCGCCCGGCTGAATCCCGCGGTCAGGGCCTGGGGGATTAGCCAGGCAGAGCGCCGCGGGGCCCACGCAGCCCTGCGCCAAGCGGCGCGCTCACTGGGGATGCCGCCAGCGCTGCGATCAGCGGGAAACGGAacccccccatcccacccccgcccccaggcccgaCACGTCCACAGACCGCGGGCGGAGGAAGCCCCGCACCCGCTCCAGGGAGGCCGCCCGCGGGGATCGAGTTCCTCGTGCAACACTCAGGCGATTCAAACAGAGGAACCAAAAACCCAGAAGCACCTTTCTGCTGATTTCCAACACAGCCAGAAGAGGGATGGCTCCAAATTTAGAGCCTCTCGGCCGTCTGCAGCTGCGCGTGTCGCTGCATTTCCAGTGACCTGATTGCTAAACCCCTCTGTAGGTGGGGGCCGGGCCGCAGGAGCCGCGGCTGCGACGGCCCCGCCCGGGCGCCAGGGAGACCCCGGCCCCTCTCGGTCCTTCCCCGCAGGGCCCCACTCCTACCTCGCCCCGCTTGGACCCAAGCCCCTCCCCGTCGGCCCTCCAACTCCTTCCCCTAAACCCCAGGGCCCTGATCCCGTCGCCCCCGATCCCGGACCCCTCCCCGCAGGGCCCCTCTCCTACCTCGCCCCGCTTggaccccagccccttcccctcggccctccaccccctcccctaaacccctgggccctgagcccctccccccggaccccaccccctcccagcatGGCCTCTCTCGCACCTCGCCCCCCTCCGACCCTCGGCTCCTCCACTCTCTCTTCTCCTAGCCCCCGGGTCCCGGGCACCCTCTCAGACCCCAGACCCCCTCCCCGTCtggccctctcctccccttcctccctgcagccccggcccctccccttCGGACCCCTAAACCTCAGAACTGCCCTTCCCTCCCCGACACCAGGCCCTCCCCACCGCTCGGCGCCCCGCCCCTCACCCCGCGgccccccggcccccacccctcggcccccggccccggctCCCCGGCCTGGGGAAGCCTCGCCCGCGCTCCCCCCGCGGCCGACCCGAAACCGCGAGCGGAAGAGCGGCTAGACCGCTGCGGCCGCCGCTTCCTTCCCTTTTCGGGGCCCGGGGGCGCCCCAGGAGCGCCGCGGAGGGGCCGGCCCCCCCCGCCCGGCGAGAGCCGCGCTCGCTCTCCGCGGCCTGGCTCAGTCCGGCCCCACTCGACTCCGGCCCCGGCCCCTCCGCGCCCGCCGCTCCCAGGCGCCCGGCTCCACTTCCGGTTCcttgggcgggggcggggcctcatCCAGGTCCCGacgaggccccgcccctccccggcaCGTCCCGCCCCTCGCCCGGCCGCCTCCCTCGCGCGCGTGCGCGGGCAGCGCGGGCCGAGCTCCGCCCGGGTGCGAGCCTGCAAAGCGTGCCTGGAAACACTCTGTTCCTACACGCAGAGTCAATGTACGGAGCGCCCACCGTGTGCGCACGAGAGTGTGCTCAGATGCAGGCGATCCCAGGTGGGACTCGAGGATTGACAACTCTGCCCGGGGTGAGAAAGGGAAAATGAGCCAGGCCTGGGGGTCAGTGCCCAGTGCATGAGCCCTGAGGACTCACAAGAGGTGAATGTGACCGCCAGTCAGCTGGAGGGACGAGCGTCTTCATCATCCACCcctccatcaatccatccatccatccatcacccatacatctatccgtccatctgttctctattcatccatccatcatccatccattcattcatcatccatccatccatcatcccttTTCTTCCATCCACCCTCCATTCTATCCGCCCATCCATCTgtcatccatctgtccacccagcctccattcatccacccatccttctatccatccctcacccacacatccatccatccatcatccatcttctctatccacccatccaccctccATTTACCCACCccaccatccatctatccatcatccatccattcatcatccaTTCTTCTGTCCATCCAGAGAAGGTCAGGTATGCATCAGAGATAGAAGGTCAGCAGAATAAACACAGCCCTTGCCTTCAGGAACCTTCCAGCCTAGAAGGGGAATCAGGCGTTAATCACATAGATagataattaggaaaaaagataaatgctgtGAGGAAGAAGTCAAAGGTGTCATGAAATTATACTGGGGAAAAGGTGGGACATGAAGTCATCCAAGAGATCAGACAAGGTTTCTTTGAGCAATTCACCTTTGTGCCAAGATCTGAAGGCCAAATAGAAGTAAACCAGGTAAGGAGCGAAGaattttccaggtgagaaaacagCACGTGCACAGGCCCTGGGATCGGAAAGGTCTTGCCACAGAGGAACTGAAGGCAGTTCAGTGTAGCGGAAGTGTGGTGATGAAGCAGGgaagtggggtgggatggggccgGGTCATGGAGAGGTTGGAAGGGCACAGCAAGGACCTTGGTCTTTATTCTAAAAGAAATGGGAAGTCCTTGGAGGAAGTTAAACAGAGAAGAGACATCATGCAGTTTGGACGGTAGTGAAATCCCTCTAACAGCTGTGTGGAGAACGGATGGGAAGAGGGCCAGGCAGGAGCTCGGACAGCCAGTTCAGGCAGACTGGTGGTGGCGGGTAAGAGGGAGAGAAGCGAGTGGATACAAGAGACATTGAGAAAGTTAAATTGTCAGGCTTGAGGATGgatggggctgtggggtggggaaggagatgtCAGGtgtcaaaggataatttttttcaaaaagaaaactattttcatgcgtatataaaatgaacacatcaaagattttatttacctTAATAACGAATGAAGTGATAAAATGTTACAACTTattcaaaggagaagtcaaaggAATGCTGAAACGAATTTGCAAAAACTGGTCTGCCCGTAGGGCAACAGTCACTCGTATGTCACTGGACACAGCTAATTTGAGCTTCTATAGACAAGAATTACTTGCACTGCTGTCTGTTTTCCAGAGGTATGAAATAGATTAGGCAAGAACAGAGGCACACATCCCACGGAATGAGATGATCATCGGAGGCTCCGGCGTTCTGTTGAAAGAATATCCAGTGATAAGTTGTGCCCATGCTGAAGTCTGAAATTTTTCCTTACAAAAGGGTGACTCTGAGCATCTGAGTAGGCGCCTAGATGGGGAAACGGGCAGCGGTGGGGCAGAGAGGCATCAAGATGGAGTGGCGAGAGTAAGAATAGAGTTTTGGACTTGGTCCATTGGAGGGGCCGTGGCACATCGAGGTGAGGTCCAAGAAGTGATGCTGGAGACGTGGCTTGAGTTGGGGCTTTGAGAGTAAGCAGGATGAGGTCATAAAAGGTAGGAAGGCGTCccgggaagaggaagaaattcaagCAAAGGCGCAGAGATGGAAGAGAATGGGAAACATCGAGGTCAGACTGATAGAAGTGTTTTCACGCCCATCGCTACTACACACAGTGAGCGGAGCGGGCGGTGACGTGTCCAGCTCCCCATCTGCGCAGCTAGCACCTGCACCCTGGAGCTGTAATACGGCGACCGCATGTCGTTGgattagcccagggccaggcacacagaaAGTGCCCCATAAGTGTTGCCCCTTAGTTGGCTGTAAGGGGAACCGAAAGCCCgcgaggcaggcaggcagggtaAGGTATCTGCATTTTACTAAAGCAGAGATGCAGGAGATCAGAGAGGCTGGGTGCCCTACCTGAAGCCACATAGCAAGTGGGCGAGACCCCAGTTGGGACCCACACCTGTGGTCTGGGAGACATTATTCAGAGCACCCTCTTTCAATGGGAAAACTGTGGACACCTCAATTCTGCCTCAGGTTTCCCCACCTTTCCTTCCATGACCTGCCGTCCAACTTGCGGAGGGAGCCTCAGCCTGAGCCCCAGGGAGCATCCGGAGACCTAGGCCTCAGCCAATCAGCTCACTGCACTCCTCTAACGCTGATTGGCTCAGGAGCAAGCACGTGCTTCAACCGGGTCCAATGGGACTTGGCGGAGGCTTCCAGGAGACCCGGAAGTTGTGTTCTCCCGGCAGCGAGGGCGGGATGGAGGCCCGCCGGCGGTCCACGTGTCTCCTCGCTGAGCTGAGAGCCCGCGGGGGCGGAGGAGCCGGGCCTGGACGGCGCCTGCGGTCCCCAAGGCCGGGTCCTCCTTACTCCGTTCCCTTCCACGAGCCAGCACGTTCCCTGGCCGCCCCTGCCATGATGGTCCTAACGGAATACAAAGGGGACAGTGCGAGAGGCAGGGACGACGAGCGGGGACATCTCTGGGATGCGCCGGGGACCCGGTCCCTGCGGCCCGGATGCCTGTAGGGCTATGTGCACTTTCAGGGGCTGCTGGACCCAGTTACCGTGGTCTAGGATTTATACAACAACCGAAAGttattctctccccacctggagaTCGGAAATTGGAAACCGAGGTGTGGGCAGGCGTGCATCCCTCCTGGACGCTGGCGGGGAGAAAGCTTtcctgtctcttccagcttctggtggctgccggcTAGCCTTGGCTTGCGGCTGCATCGTCCAGGCGCTGCCTCTGGCTGCACGtgaccttctcttctcctctgtgtgtccctCTGAAGCCCCCACTGCCTCTCTCTCAGAAGGAGACACGGGACTGCATTTCGTGCCCCCGGGAGAATCCAGGATAACTCCTCAAGTCTTTAACTGAACCCTCTCTGTGGCCGTATGAAGTAATATCCCAACGCAGGGGATCAGGAAGTGGACGCATCTTTTTGGAGGCCACCATCAGCCCACCACAAAGGCCTACGAAAgggctttattttaaaagcagaagaagaaaattaacatttaggTTGGAGAAAGTATGTATGTTCTATAAATGTGATGTTACTGGAGTCATCTTTGTATCAATGCTATTgtaaaatataatgttttttcCCCATAGAGGAAGGAGCCCACAAAGGCAGAAGTGCCTAGGGCCCCTGAAAATCAGAATTCCCACCTGTTCACAAGGAACCTGAATACGAAAACCAGGTGGTTAAAAAGACTCTGGAGAAGGCTCCAGAaggaggtttcttttcttttcttttcttttcttttttttgagaaagattagccctgagctaacatct
Protein-coding regions in this window:
- the LOC139040642 gene encoding uncharacterized protein — its product is MPPALRSAGNGTPPSHPRPQARHVHRPRAEEAPHPLQGGRPRGSSGGRAAGAAAATAPPGRQGDPGPSRSFPAGPHSYLAPLGPKPLPVGPPTPSPKPQGPDPVAPDPGPLPAGPLSYLAPLGPQPLPLGPPPPPLNPWALSPSPRTPPPPSMASLAPRPPPTLGSSTLSSPSPRVPGTLSDPRPPPRLALSSPSSLQPRPLPFGPLNLRTALPSPTPGPPHRSAPRPSPRGPPAPTPRPPAPAPRPGEASPALPPRPTRNRERKSG